A section of the Apodemus sylvaticus chromosome 10, mApoSyl1.1, whole genome shotgun sequence genome encodes:
- the Ndel1 gene encoding nuclear distribution protein nudE-like 1 isoform X1, with protein MDGEDIPDFSSLKEETAYWKELSLKYKQSFQEARDELVEFQEGSRELEAELEAQLVQAEQRNRDLQADNQRLKYEVEALKEKLEHQYAQSYKQVSVLEDDLSQTRAIKEQLHKYVRELEQANDDLERAKRATIVSLEDFEQRLNQAIERNAFLESELDEKESLLVSVQRLKDEARDLRQELAVRERQQEVTRKSAPSSPTLDCEKMDSAVQASLSLPATPVGKGTENSFPSPKAIPNGFGTSPLTPSARISALNIVGDLLRKVGALESKLAACRNFAKDQASRKSYVPGSVNCGVMNSNGPECPRSGRATFFHKGAVNGFDPAPPPGLGSSRPSSAPGMLPLSV; from the exons ATGGATGGTGAAGATATACCGGATTTTTCAAGTTTAAAGGAAGAAACTGCTTATTGGAAGGAACTTTCCTTGAAGTATAAGCAAAG CTTCCAGGAAGCTCGGGATGAGCTCGTTGAGttccaggaaggaagcagagagttaGAAGCAGAGTTGGAGGCACAGTTAGTACAGGCTGAGCAAAGAAACAGAGACCTGCAGGCTGATAACCAAAGACTGAAGTACGAAGTGGAGGCGTTAAAG GAGAAACTGGAGCATCAGTATGCACAGAGCTACAAGCAGGTCTCAGTGTTAGAGGACGACTTAAGTCAGACCCGGGCCATTAAGGAGCAACTGCATAAGTATGTGAGAGAGCTGGAGCAGGCCAATGATGACCTGGAGCGAGCCAAGAG ggcaaCAATAGTTTCACTGGAAGACTTTGAACAAAGGCTAAATCAGGCCATTGAACGAAATGCATTTTTAGAAAGTGAACTTGATGAAAAGGAATCTTTGTTGGTCTCAGTACAGAGATTAAAGGATGAAGCAAGAG ATTTAAGGCAAGAGCTAGCAGTTCGGGAAAGACAACAGGAAGTGACCCGCAAGTCTGCTCCCAGCTCTCCAACTCTGGACTGTGAGAAGATGGATTCTGCTGTCCAGGCTTCGCTCTCCTTGCCTGCAACGCCTGTTGGGAAAGGCACAGAAAACAGTTTTCCTTCACCAAAAG ctATACCAAATGGCTTTGGAACCAGTCCACTAACTCCTTCTGCTAGGATATCAGCACTAAACATCGTGGGAGATCTCTTGCGGAAAGTAGGG gCTTTAGAATCCAAGTTAGCAGCTTGCAGGAACTTTGCAAAAGACCAAGCATCCCGCAAATCCTATGTTCCAGGGAGCGTTAACTGTggggtaatgaacagcaatggcCCAGAATGCCCAAGGTCAGGGCGAGCAACTTTCTTCCATAAAGG GGCAGTAAACGGCTTTGATCCAGCTCCTCCTCCTGGGCTGGGCTCCTCACGCCCATCGTCAGCACCCGGTATGCTGCCTCTCAGTGTGTGA
- the Ndel1 gene encoding nuclear distribution protein nudE-like 1 isoform X2, translating to MDGEDIPDFSSLKEETAYWKELSLKYKQSFQEARDELVEFQEGSRELEAELEAQLVQAEQRNRDLQADNQRLKYEVEALKEKLEHQYAQSYKQVSVLEDDLSQTRAIKEQLHKYVRELEQANDDLERAKRATIVSLEDFEQRLNQAIERNAFLESELDEKESLLVSVQRLKDEARDLRQELAVRERQQEVTRKSAPSSPTLDCEKMDSAVQASLSLPATPVGKGTENSFPSPKAIPNGFGTSPLTPSARISALNIVGDLLRKVGALESKLAACRNFAKDQASRKSYVPGSVNCGVMNSNGPECPRSGRATFFHKGQEKVIFPTLFMGQ from the exons ATGGATGGTGAAGATATACCGGATTTTTCAAGTTTAAAGGAAGAAACTGCTTATTGGAAGGAACTTTCCTTGAAGTATAAGCAAAG CTTCCAGGAAGCTCGGGATGAGCTCGTTGAGttccaggaaggaagcagagagttaGAAGCAGAGTTGGAGGCACAGTTAGTACAGGCTGAGCAAAGAAACAGAGACCTGCAGGCTGATAACCAAAGACTGAAGTACGAAGTGGAGGCGTTAAAG GAGAAACTGGAGCATCAGTATGCACAGAGCTACAAGCAGGTCTCAGTGTTAGAGGACGACTTAAGTCAGACCCGGGCCATTAAGGAGCAACTGCATAAGTATGTGAGAGAGCTGGAGCAGGCCAATGATGACCTGGAGCGAGCCAAGAG ggcaaCAATAGTTTCACTGGAAGACTTTGAACAAAGGCTAAATCAGGCCATTGAACGAAATGCATTTTTAGAAAGTGAACTTGATGAAAAGGAATCTTTGTTGGTCTCAGTACAGAGATTAAAGGATGAAGCAAGAG ATTTAAGGCAAGAGCTAGCAGTTCGGGAAAGACAACAGGAAGTGACCCGCAAGTCTGCTCCCAGCTCTCCAACTCTGGACTGTGAGAAGATGGATTCTGCTGTCCAGGCTTCGCTCTCCTTGCCTGCAACGCCTGTTGGGAAAGGCACAGAAAACAGTTTTCCTTCACCAAAAG ctATACCAAATGGCTTTGGAACCAGTCCACTAACTCCTTCTGCTAGGATATCAGCACTAAACATCGTGGGAGATCTCTTGCGGAAAGTAGGG gCTTTAGAATCCAAGTTAGCAGCTTGCAGGAACTTTGCAAAAGACCAAGCATCCCGCAAATCCTATGTTCCAGGGAGCGTTAACTGTggggtaatgaacagcaatggcCCAGAATGCCCAAGGTCAGGGCGAGCAACTTTCTTCCATAAAGG gcaAGAAAAAGTCATATTTCCCACGTTGTTCATGG GGCAGTAA